The region TTTGGACAGCGCATCGAGTACGGCGTCCATGTCTTCGCCTTTGGCCAGCAGCCTGCGGGCGCGTTCGAGCTCAGCCAGGCGCAGGGTTTCGCCGGCGTCGTGCAGGTCCTGGATCACCGGCACCACGGCGCGGCTGTCGATCCAGTGCATGAAAGATTGCACCCGGGTTTCGATAATGGCTTCGGCTTGCGCGACGGCGGCCTGGCGGTTTTCGACGCCGCTTTGCACGACCGAGGCGAGGTCGTCGACGGTGTAGAGGAAGACGTCGTCCAGACGGCCGACTTCCGATTCGATATCGCGCGGCACCGCAAGATCGACCATGAAAATCGGCTTGTGGCGGCGCGCCTTGACGGCCCGCTCGACCAGGCCGAGGCCGATGATCGGCAGCGACGAGGCGGTACAGGACACCACGATGTCGAACTTCGACAACTGCGTCGGCAGATCGGCCAGGCGCAGCGCCGCGCCGTTGAAGCGGTGCGCCAGCGTTTCGCCGCGTTCCAGCGTGCGATTGGCGACGGTCAGGGATTTCGGATTTTGCGCGGCGAAATGCGTGGCGCACAACTCGATCATTTCACCGGCGCCGATGAACAGCACGTGCTGGCCCGAGATCGAATCGAAGATCCGCTGCGACAAACGCACGGCGGCGGCGGCCATCGAGACGCTGTGGGCGCCGATTTCGGTGGTGCTGCGGACTTCCTTTGCGACGGCGAAGGTGCGCTGGAACAGTTGGTGCAAATAGGTGCCGAGGCCGCCGGCGGCATCCGCCTGGCGCACGGCGTCCTTCATCTGGCCGAGGATCTGCGGTTCGCCCAGCACCATCGAGTCGAGCCCGGAGGCGACGCGGAAGGCGTGACGTACGGCATTGTCCTGCGGTAAGGCATACAGGAAGGGACGCAGTTCGGCGTAGGAAAGATCGTGGTAGTCGGCGAGGAAATGCGCGGTGCTGTCGATGGCGGCATCGACGCCGCCCGCAGCCGCAGTGCTGGCGGCGTACAGCTCGGTACGATTGCAGGTCGACAGGATTGCCGCTTCGCCAGCCTGCGCCCGACTGGCGCTCAGGTCCGAGCGCCCGAACCAGGCGCGCGCCGACGCCACCGCCTGGCCGATCTGGTCGGCCGGGAATGCCACTTTTTCGCGCAGGGAAAGCGGCGCGGTAGTGTGGTTCAGTCCGACGGCAAGCAAGTGCATGGCGACTCTGTGGTTTACGAGCGAAGTGCTGCGAAAAAATGGAGAAATATCAACTCAGTATTATACCCGCTGCACGTAAAGGGGATTTGAAGTGTATCAATAATGACTATATACGCAGGCTATGAACTGATGTCCGGGAGAGACAAGGGGCGCAGCAATTTTTCCATATGAGCAACAATTTCCTGCGCGTATCGTTCAGGCTGCTCCAGGTCAGGAAAATGCCCGCAGTCGGCGAAGCGCAGGATGTGCAGTTGCGGCAAGTGTTCTCGTAACGATTCGGGCGGCGTCACCCGATGCGAGCGGTCTTGCTCGCCCCAGATCAGCGTGCAGGGCGGCGCGAGCGGGGTTACGGGCTCTGTGAGAGCGGTTTCGCGGAGCAGGCCTTGCACGACTCCCGCCAGGCAAAAACAAGCGCCGGCGTCGAATGACTGTCGCGCCACTAGCTGGAACGGCGTCGCGTCCGTTTGCGCAGGCAGCGCGCTGCGATGCCAACGCTGCGCCAGCTTGCGGCGCGCCAGCCAGGTAATCAACTGGCCCGCAACCGGCACGCGCAGCGGTCGTGGAATCATGCGGCGAGCCCAGGCCTGCATGGCCGGCAGTGACGGCGTTTGCGACAGGACCAGGCTGGCAATGCGCGCCGGCGCCAGTTGCGCCGCCCGGATGGCGTACAAGCCATTGGCGCAACTGAAGGCGAGTGTGGCCCGCGCAATGCCGAGCCCGTCGAGAACGGCGAGTACGGCGTGTGCTCCTTGTTCCAGGCTGTGTCCGTAATTTGCCGCCGGCAGCGAAAAGCCGAATCCCGGCATATCAAAGCACACGACCCGGAAACGCGGCGCCAGCAGCGTGATGAGGCGCCGGTAATGCGCCACGACGTTCGGACCGTCGGGAGTGAAGACGATGCAGGGACGATCAGGGAGCATGTTGTGGTTGCCCGGTTCGCTTGCCGAGTCGAACACGTGCACGCGTCCCGCAGCGGTCTCGACATACCTCAGGTTCGCCGGCGCACCGGCCAGCGATGCCGACCAGCGCGTAAGAAGGTAGTCGGTGCGCGCCCCCGGCATGGGCTACTTCTTGGCGGCCGGCGCCGCCAGCCGCTCCAGCTGCTCCAGCTGCTCCAGCTGATAGCCGTAGCCGTACACCGTCGTCAGCCGGAAACCCTTTTCCGGCTTCAAGTCCAGCTTGTTTCGCACGCGCGAGACATGGGTGTCGATGGTGCGGGTCGGCAATGCATTTTCATCTTCAGGACCCCAGACGCTTTCCTGCAAATAGGCACGCGACAGCGGCCGGCCGAGGTTGCTGAACAGTAAAACAGCCAGGGCAAATTCTTTTTGGGTCAGTGTGACCTGGATACCGGCGTGGGTGACGACATGCGCCGGCGACTCGAAGACATGGTCGCCAAATTGCAGCACCTGTGTTTCTTCATGCCCGGGATAAGCGCGTTGCAGCAGCAGCTTGACGCGCGCGGCGACCGCATGGCGTCGCAGGGGTTTGAATTCGCTGTCGACCAGGTGTTCATCTGCAGGTGCCGCCGGCAAAGCAGCCAGCGCGGCCAGTTCGGACGGTGTATCCGCCGCCAGCAACAGCACCGGGATGGCCGGCGTCCAGGCCATCTGCAACAGGTCCGCCAGATGCGCCCCGGCGCTGGCCACATCCACGATCAGCAATTGCGGATGCGCACGGCGCAGGTCCACGCGCTGCTGCACGCCGTGGCAATCGTGCGCAGGCAGGCTGCGGGCGATCAGGGCGATATCGGCGGCGGAATTGCTGAAGATGGAAATATGCATGGCATGCGGGGAAGCAGTTTTCGGCGCCGGAGAATCCAAGGTCCGAAAAGCACTGCGCCGGATTGAGTGCGCGCGATGGCGCACCCGTCCGGCGCAGTGACTAGTGGCAAAGCGCTTAAGTCGCGTCCGCGTCCGGCAGCACCACGTTCACGTCGAGCACTTCCAGGTTGCCCTGGCGATCCAGCGAAATCTTGATGTCGTCGGCGTTGACCTTGGTGTACTTGGAGATTACCTCGATCAGTTCCTTGTGCAGCGCCGGCAGGAAGTCATACCCCTGGCCCTGGCGACCGCCGCGCTCGCGCGCGATGATGATCTGCAGGCGTTCCTTGGCGGCCGTGGCGCTTTTTGCCTTGGGCGGAAACAGGAAGGAAAGCAAAGCCATGTCATTTACCTCCGAAAATACGCTGGAGCAGGCCCGGCTTTTCATAGCTGGTGAAGCGCAGCGGCAGGTCTTCGCCGAGGAAGCGGCTGACCAGGTCCTGGTAAGCCTCGGAAACGTCGGTTTCTTTCAGGTGGATCGCGGGATTGCCCTGGTTGGAGGCGTGCAGCACGGACTCCGATTCAGGGATGATGCCGATCAGCGGGATGCGCAGGATTTCCTGCACGTCGGTGTAGGACAGCATTTCGCCGGCTTCGACGCGCTTGGGCGAATAGCGGGTGATCAGCAGGTGTTCCTTGACCGGTTCGCCGCCGCTCAGGGCGCGGCGCGACTTGGCCTGGATGATGCCGAGGATGCGGTCCGAATCGCGCACCGACGAGACTTCCGGGTTGGTCACGATGATCGCTTCGTCGGCGAAGGTCAGCGCCATCACGGCGCCGTGTTCGATACCGGCCGGCGAATCGCAGATGATGTACTCGAAGTCCATCTTGTTGAGATCGGCCAGCACGCGTTCCACGCCTTCTTCCGACAGCGCGTCCTTGTCGCGGGTTTGCGAGGCCGGCAGGATGAACAGGTTGTCGCAGTGCTTGTCCTTGATCAGCGCCTGGTTCAGCGTTGCTTCCTGATTGACGACATTGATCAGGTCGTACACCACGCGGCGTTCGCAGCCCATGATCAGGTCGAGATTGCGCAGGCCGACGTCGAAGTCGATCACGACGGTCTTGTGTCCGCGCAGAGCCAGACCCGATGCGAAACTGGCGCTCGACGTCGTTTTGCCGACGCCGCCTTTACCGGATGTCACAACGATGATTTTTGCCACAAAAGACTCCTTAGAAGATCAGATTTGAATACTTGATTAAATTATTTGCTGGTATTGATCGGCAACACGTCGATGCGGTCGCCGGTCAGGCGCACCTGCACCTGTTTCTGCGCCAGTTCGGGCGGATGGCCGTTCTCAAAGGTACGGTAGACGCCGGCAATCGACACCAGTTCCGCTTCCAGGCTCGCGGCGAAGATGCGCGCGCCGGTATTGCCGCTGGCGCCGGCCAGGGCGCGGCCGCGCAGCGGGGCATAGACGTGGATGCTGCCGTCGGCGATGATCTCGGCGCCGTTGTTGACCGCCGCCATGATCACCAGGTCGGCGCCGCGGGCGTAAATGCGCTGGCCGGCGCGCACCGGCGTGTCGATGATCATCGTGGCGGCCGCCGGAGCAACCGGAGCGGCCTGCACCGGCGCTGCAGCGACCGGTGCTGGAGCCGGTACGGGAGCAACTGCGGGCTGCGGCGCTTCCTCTGCTGCGACAGCGGTGGCGGCTTCCTGCTGCGGCGGACGGGGGGCGCCGCCGTCGATGGACAACCCCTGCGCGGCGATGTCGGCGTGCAGTTCTTCCGGCGCGTTGCGCACCGCCACCGCATTGAGGCGATAGCGTTTGAACAGGCTCACCAGCGCGGCCCAGTCGATGCCGGCGCCGGCCGTATCCAGCGCGCCGATGTCGATGACGGCGAATTCGTCTTCAAAGAAGTCGGACACGCCGCCGGTCATGTCCTTGAGGGCCTTGTCCAGCGCCGCCGGATCGGTTTCGTGCAGGATCGCGGAAATGGCGACTACCGTGGATATCTTGATGTCGATCGGTTTACGAGCTTTTTGCATAAGTTGTTCAGTGCCTGCGTTATCCGGGTGGGGAAAACGGCAGGTTCATTGCGTTCGGGGAGATTCCGTCTGGCGCAGGGCCGGTGTTGGTTTGGCATTATACAGTCAGCGTGGCGCCGCGATAGGGGCCAATGCGAGGCTATCGGCCGCAATATCAGGCCTCCGGCAAGGTCTGGGGCGCTTCCGGGTCGTGCATTTGCAGGAGATAAAACCAACGGACAAAAAAATGCCGGAGACAGTGACGTCTCCGGCAGATTGCTACATTGGCAAGTCCGGCGGCGCGCGCCGGAGCAGGGTGCGGATGATCAGCCCGGCACTTTGCCTTCCACGCCTTCGACGTAGAACTTGACGCCATGCAGGAAGCCGTCATCGGCAACCGCATCCTTGGCGACTTGTTCCTTGCCGGTGTTGTCCTTGATCGGACCTTTCCAGATTGGTGCGGAGCCGTCGGCGATGCCCTTCTTGCGTTCTTCCACCAGCGCCTTGACGTCGGCCGGCAGTTCAGGATTGAAGCCGCCCAGGTCGATGCCGTTTTCCTTCAGGCCGAGCCAGGTGGTGCTGCTCTTCCACGAACCGTCGAGCACCGCCTGCACGCGCGCCGTGTAGTACACGCCCCAGTTGATCATCGATGCGGCCAGATGGGCCTTCGGGCCGAAGCTGGTCATATCGCTGTCCCAGCCGAACGCGTAGACGCCTTTTTCCTGCGCGGTCTGGACGACGGCGGCGGAATCGGTGTTTTGCATCAGCACGTCAACGCCCTGGCCGATCAGCGTGGTGGCGGCTTCACGCTCCTTGCCCGGATCGAACCACTTGTTGACCCAGACCACGCGCGTGGTGATTTTCGGATTGATCGAGCGCGCGCCCAGCGTGAAGGCGTCGATGTTGCGGACCACTTCAGGAATCGGCACCGAAGCGACCACGCCCAGCTTGCCGGACTTGCTCATCTTGCCGGCGACCACGCCTGCCAGGTAAGCGCCTTCATAGGTGCGCACGTCGTACTGCGCCAGGTTGTCGGCGGTCTTGAAGCCGGTGGCGTGTTCGAACTTGACGTCCGGGAATTCCTTGGCGACCTTGAGCATCGCCTCCATGTAACCGAAGGTGGTGCCGAAGATCAGCTTGTTGCCGTCGGTAGCCAGCTGGCGCATCACGCGTTCGGCGTCGGCCGCAGATTCAGGGACGTTTTCGACGAAGGTGGTCTTGACCTTGTCGCCGAACTTGGCTTCGACCGCCTTGCGGCCGTTGTCGTGGGCGAAGGTCCAGCCTGCATCGCCGACCGGTCCGATGTAGACGAACGCAACCTTCAGTGGTTCGGCCGCGGCCGGCGCAGCGGCGGCGGGTGCAGCTGCTGCTGCGGGAGCGGCTTCTTCTTTTTTGCCGCAGCCGATCAAGGTGGCGGCGGCCAGCGTGGCGAGCATCGCAATCGAGGCCCTGCGCGAAATTTTCATACTTTCTCTCCCTGGTGAAAAATCAATATCGATTCAGTTACAAAAATGAGCTGCACGAATTCACTGCAAAAACGAAATAAAAACGAACTAAAAAACCAACGACAAAATCAGGACGATCCCGGGCGGAACGGCTTGCCCAGCGAAGCCGGCATGTTCAGGCGGATCCAGTCGGGATTGCGCGAGATCAGCGCCAGCACCACGATGGTGGCGACGTAAGGCAGCATCGACAGGATCTGCGACGGAATCGTCACGCCGATGCCTTGCAAATAGAACTGCAGAATCGTCACGCCGCCGAACAGCAACGAACCCAGCAAGACCCGTGCCGGACGCCAGGTGGCGAAGGCCGTCAGCGCCAGCGCTATCCAGCCGCGTCCGGACACCAGGCCCTCCACCCACATCGGTGTATAGACCAGTGACAGATAGGCTCCGGCCAGGCCGCAGCAGGCGCCGCCGAACAGCAGCGCAAGGAAGCGGATGCCGCGCACCGAATAGCCCAGCGCATGCGCCGACTCCGGCGACTCGCCGACCGCGCGCAAGATCAGGCCGGCGCGCGTGCGATACAGGAACCACGCGATCGCCGCGCACAGCAGCAGCGCGACATATGCCATCCAGTGCTGAGTGAAGAAGGCCGGACCGACGAAGGGAATCGTATTCAGGCCGGGAATGCCGGTGCTTTGCGACGGCAGCGCCAGGCCGACGAAACGCTGGCCGATGAACGCCGACAGTCCGGTGCCGAAGATCGACAGCGCCAGTCCGGTAGCGACCTGGTTGGTCGCCAGCACCAGCGCCAGCCACGAAAACAGCGTCGCCATCAGCATGCCGCAAACGGCGCCCGCCATGAAGCCCAGCAGCGGGCTTTTGGTGGAGTAGCCAACTGCAAAACCGGCAATCGCCGCGACCAGCATCATGCCTTCCGCGCCGAGGTTGAGCACGCCGGCGCGTTCGTTGATTAGCAGGCCGATGGCGGCCAGCAGCAGCGGCGTGCCGGCGTTGATCGAAGCCGCGATGAGAGGAGCGAGTTGATCCATGATTGCTTATCCTTGTTTTTTCCAGCGCAGGCGGTAATCGATCAGCGTGTCGCACGCCAGCAGCAGGAACAGCAGCATGCCCTGGAACACGCCGGTGATCGCCGACGGCAGGCCAAGGCGCGATTGCGCCAGCTCGCCGCCCAGGTACAGCAGCGACATGATCAGTCCGCCGAACACCGCGCCGATCGGATGCAGGCGACCGATGAAGGCGACGATGATCGCTGCGAAGCCATAGCCCGGCGACACCGACGGCAACAGCTGGCCGATCGGTCCGGCGATTTCAAACGCACCCGCCAGTCCGGCGAAGCCGCCCGAAATCAGCAGCGATACCCACAAGGCATTGCGGCTGGAAAAACCCGCGTAGCGTGCGGCGTGAGGGGCGACGCCGCCGA is a window of Herbaspirillum hiltneri N3 DNA encoding:
- the hemA gene encoding glutamyl-tRNA reductase translates to MHLLAVGLNHTTAPLSLREKVAFPADQIGQAVASARAWFGRSDLSASRAQAGEAAILSTCNRTELYAASTAAAGGVDAAIDSTAHFLADYHDLSYAELRPFLYALPQDNAVRHAFRVASGLDSMVLGEPQILGQMKDAVRQADAAGGLGTYLHQLFQRTFAVAKEVRSTTEIGAHSVSMAAAAVRLSQRIFDSISGQHVLFIGAGEMIELCATHFAAQNPKSLTVANRTLERGETLAHRFNGAALRLADLPTQLSKFDIVVSCTASSLPIIGLGLVERAVKARRHKPIFMVDLAVPRDIESEVGRLDDVFLYTVDDLASVVQSGVENRQAAVAQAEAIIETRVQSFMHWIDSRAVVPVIQDLHDAGETLRLAELERARRLLAKGEDMDAVLDALSKGLTAKFLHGPQQALHHAQGDERAQLVQLLPQLFRTKR
- a CDS encoding alpha/beta fold hydrolase; this translates as MPGARTDYLLTRWSASLAGAPANLRYVETAAGRVHVFDSASEPGNHNMLPDRPCIVFTPDGPNVVAHYRRLITLLAPRFRVVCFDMPGFGFSLPAANYGHSLEQGAHAVLAVLDGLGIARATLAFSCANGLYAIRAAQLAPARIASLVLSQTPSLPAMQAWARRMIPRPLRVPVAGQLITWLARRKLAQRWHRSALPAQTDATPFQLVARQSFDAGACFCLAGVVQGLLRETALTEPVTPLAPPCTLIWGEQDRSHRVTPPESLREHLPQLHILRFADCGHFPDLEQPERYAQEIVAHMEKLLRPLSLPDISS
- a CDS encoding response regulator transcription factor, which produces MHISIFSNSAADIALIARSLPAHDCHGVQQRVDLRRAHPQLLIVDVASAGAHLADLLQMAWTPAIPVLLLAADTPSELAALAALPAAPADEHLVDSEFKPLRRHAVAARVKLLLQRAYPGHEETQVLQFGDHVFESPAHVVTHAGIQVTLTQKEFALAVLLFSNLGRPLSRAYLQESVWGPEDENALPTRTIDTHVSRVRNKLDLKPEKGFRLTTVYGYGYQLEQLEQLERLAAPAAKK
- the minE gene encoding cell division topological specificity factor MinE, which encodes MALLSFLFPPKAKSATAAKERLQIIIARERGGRQGQGYDFLPALHKELIEVISKYTKVNADDIKISLDRQGNLEVLDVNVVLPDADAT
- the minD gene encoding septum site-determining protein MinD; its protein translation is MAKIIVVTSGKGGVGKTTSSASFASGLALRGHKTVVIDFDVGLRNLDLIMGCERRVVYDLINVVNQEATLNQALIKDKHCDNLFILPASQTRDKDALSEEGVERVLADLNKMDFEYIICDSPAGIEHGAVMALTFADEAIIVTNPEVSSVRDSDRILGIIQAKSRRALSGGEPVKEHLLITRYSPKRVEAGEMLSYTDVQEILRIPLIGIIPESESVLHASNQGNPAIHLKETDVSEAYQDLVSRFLGEDLPLRFTSYEKPGLLQRIFGGK
- the minC gene encoding septum site-determining protein MinC → MQKARKPIDIKISTVVAISAILHETDPAALDKALKDMTGGVSDFFEDEFAVIDIGALDTAGAGIDWAALVSLFKRYRLNAVAVRNAPEELHADIAAQGLSIDGGAPRPPQQEAATAVAAEEAPQPAVAPVPAPAPVAAAPVQAAPVAPAAATMIIDTPVRAGQRIYARGADLVIMAAVNNGAEIIADGSIHVYAPLRGRALAGASGNTGARIFAASLEAELVSIAGVYRTFENGHPPELAQKQVQVRLTGDRIDVLPINTSK
- a CDS encoding BMP family ABC transporter substrate-binding protein, which encodes MKISRRASIAMLATLAAATLIGCGKKEEAAPAAAAAPAAAAPAAAEPLKVAFVYIGPVGDAGWTFAHDNGRKAVEAKFGDKVKTTFVENVPESAADAERVMRQLATDGNKLIFGTTFGYMEAMLKVAKEFPDVKFEHATGFKTADNLAQYDVRTYEGAYLAGVVAGKMSKSGKLGVVASVPIPEVVRNIDAFTLGARSINPKITTRVVWVNKWFDPGKEREAATTLIGQGVDVLMQNTDSAAVVQTAQEKGVYAFGWDSDMTSFGPKAHLAASMINWGVYYTARVQAVLDGSWKSSTTWLGLKENGIDLGGFNPELPADVKALVEERKKGIADGSAPIWKGPIKDNTGKEQVAKDAVADDGFLHGVKFYVEGVEGKVPG
- a CDS encoding ABC transporter permease; this encodes MDQLAPLIAASINAGTPLLLAAIGLLINERAGVLNLGAEGMMLVAAIAGFAVGYSTKSPLLGFMAGAVCGMLMATLFSWLALVLATNQVATGLALSIFGTGLSAFIGQRFVGLALPSQSTGIPGLNTIPFVGPAFFTQHWMAYVALLLCAAIAWFLYRTRAGLILRAVGESPESAHALGYSVRGIRFLALLFGGACCGLAGAYLSLVYTPMWVEGLVSGRGWIALALTAFATWRPARVLLGSLLFGGVTILQFYLQGIGVTIPSQILSMLPYVATIVVLALISRNPDWIRLNMPASLGKPFRPGSS